Proteins encoded together in one Plectropomus leopardus isolate mb chromosome 19, YSFRI_Pleo_2.0, whole genome shotgun sequence window:
- the si:dkey-21c1.4 gene encoding uncharacterized protein C17orf80 homolog: protein MSSEVCPFCGKTYKRLKSHLPHCKAAASSKTPQTKHDVNANQTTSSSHVATALSESTAKSTTESPKSKRSKKTSVVSTSAETQSASSASFPPSTKKKKQKLSEQTNTPSSTCPASPSLSPSPTVSKPKKQSLRALIEAAKSKEVSQGSLEGTTKDQTPYVADTLSTRTTAETKTNPEKDSIEDNAHPAFLSTDTKPKTKASKTKKAAQSLHTTKSSSLDSEVKEKNKRSRVGDDLWLDSEGEVDDLTVKKMPSNSRRVTLQDVKAALGRVKTTQKYSKQSILRQIETTDDLSSKIKPGTSLSPVPPPTGSLKKPKTLPDQLTCTSPQPKELQLVKRESKQASLVALKQLDLTSPAAPLLSGHASSQVSKATPPPGTVGLNEALKVTGLLTLSPPLTNFSSPLPAARAETLRADDGWKSQIEVKTPNTADEGTKGALTQRRLGQVRLRELPEWLACKTPSHPREVVEMVQRGWQWYYRRYIDVKKGGVGGVGMLLAGYCVLSYIWRYPHLKQDRWRKYH, encoded by the exons ATGAGCTCTG AGGTTTGCCCATTCTGCGGGAAAACCTACAAAAGGTTGAAGAGTCATCTGCCGCATTGTAAGGCAGCAGCGAGCTCCAAAACACCCCAAACCAAACATGATGTCAACGCCAATCAGACGACATCATCCTCCCACGTGGCCACAGCTCTGTCCGAATCAACAGCAAAGTCAACAACCGAAAGTCCAAAATCAAAGAGGAGTAAAAAGACGTCTGTGGTGTCAACGTCAGCAGAAACACAGTCAGCGAGTTCTGCATCATTTCCACCATCAActaagaagaagaaacagaagcTGTCTGAACAAACTAACACGCCCTCCTCCACCTGTCCCGCCTCCCCGTCTCTATCTCCGTCTCCCACCGTCTCCAAGCCCAAAAAGCAAAGTCTCCGTGCTTTAATAGAAGCTGCAAAGTCCAAAGAGGTTTCCCAGGGATCGCTTGAGGGAACCACAAAGGACCAAACTCCATATGTGGCGGACACTTTAAGCACCAGAACCACAGCCGAGACCAAAACTAATCCAGAAAAAGACTCAATAGAAGACAACGCCCATCCTGCGTTTCTGTCCACAGACACCAAACCCAAAACGAAGGCgtcaaagacaaagaaagctGCACAATCCCTTCATACGACGAAATCTAGCTCCCTGGACTCtgaagtcaaagaaaaaaacaaaagatccCGTGTGGGAGACGACTTATGGCTGGACAGCGAGGGGGAAGTTGACGATTTAACTGTGAAAAAGATGCCGTCGAATTCAAGACGGGTTACTCTCCAGGACGTTAAAGCCGCTTTAGGCCGAGTTAAAACCACCCAAAAATACAGCAAGCAGAGCATCTTGAGGCAGATTGAAACTACTGATGATCTAAGCAGCAAAATCAAACCTGGTACCAGTCTCAGTCCAGTCCCACCCCCAACAGGGAGCTTGAAAAAACCTAAAACTCTTCCAGACCAGCTGACCTGCACCAGTCCACAACCAAAGGAGCTTCAGTTAGTGAAGAGAGAGTCCAAACAAGCATCTTTAGTCGCTTTAAAACAGCTCGACCTAACCTCCCCTGCAGCTCCCCTCCTTTCTGGCCATGCATCGTCTCAGGTGAGCAAAGCCACGCCCCCTCCAGGTACAGTCGGCCTGAATGAGGCGCTGAAGGTGACCGGACTCCTCACTTTATCGCCGCCGCTCACAAACTTTTCCAGCCCTCTGCCGGCGGCGAGGGCGGAGACGCTGAGAGCCGATGATGGATGGAAGTCGCAGATCGAAGTGAAGACACCAAACACGGCTGATGAAGGAACTAAAG GCGCTCTGACGCAGCGGCGTCTCGGACAGGTGAGACTGAGGGAGTTACCCGAGTGGCTGGCCTGCAAAACCCCGAGCCATCCGAGAGAAGTCGTAGAAATGGTGCAAAGAG GCTGGCAGTGGTACTACAGGAGGTACATCGACGTGAAGAAAGGAGGTGTCGGTGGAGTGGGCATGCTGTTAGCGGGATACTGTGTGCTCAGCTACATCTGGAGATACCCTCATTTAA agcaAGATCGATGGAGGAAGTACCACTAA